In a genomic window of Mycolicibacter heraklionensis:
- the ctaC gene encoding aa3-type cytochrome oxidase subunit II: protein MTRGGTNVTRRGQGVAHRRLLRPLTAVSVLGLLAVTLSGCSVDWTDVVGFGWPKGITPQAEANYQLWIGMVIASVVIGGLVWGMIFWSMIFHRKKATDTELPRQFGYNMPLELGLTVLPFLAVAVIFYFTVVVQEEMLHHEPDPEVVVDVTAFQWNWKFGYQKVDFHDHTLSYDGVDQPRKDAMASKPEGVDAHGEELVGPVRGLNTEDRTYLNFDKIETVGTTSEIPVLVLPSGKRIEFVLNSADVIHAFWVPEFLFKRDVIAWPERNNQVNTFQVSEITKEGAFVGHCAEMCGTYHAMMNFEVRVVSPNDFKAYLDQRIAGKTNAEALEAIKQEPLATTTFPFDSRRGLLAPQASNK, encoded by the coding sequence GTGACTCGAGGAGGCACCAACGTGACACGTCGCGGGCAGGGCGTTGCACATCGCCGTCTGCTTCGACCGCTGACCGCGGTCAGCGTGCTCGGACTGCTGGCGGTGACGCTCAGCGGTTGCAGCGTCGACTGGACCGATGTGGTCGGCTTCGGCTGGCCCAAGGGCATCACGCCGCAGGCCGAGGCGAACTACCAGCTGTGGATCGGCATGGTCATCGCTTCGGTGGTGATCGGTGGGCTGGTCTGGGGAATGATCTTCTGGTCGATGATCTTCCACCGCAAGAAGGCGACCGACACTGAGCTGCCGCGCCAGTTCGGCTACAACATGCCGCTGGAACTCGGGCTGACCGTCTTGCCGTTCCTGGCCGTCGCGGTGATCTTCTACTTCACCGTCGTGGTCCAGGAGGAGATGCTGCACCACGAGCCCGACCCGGAGGTCGTCGTCGACGTCACCGCCTTCCAGTGGAACTGGAAGTTCGGCTACCAGAAGGTCGACTTCCACGACCACACGCTGAGCTACGACGGCGTGGACCAGCCCCGCAAGGACGCGATGGCCTCGAAGCCCGAGGGCGTCGACGCGCACGGCGAAGAACTGGTCGGACCGGTGCGCGGCCTCAACACCGAGGACCGCACGTACCTGAACTTCGACAAGATCGAGACGGTGGGCACCACCAGCGAGATCCCGGTGTTGGTGCTGCCGAGCGGTAAGCGCATCGAATTTGTCCTCAACTCGGCCGACGTCATCCACGCCTTCTGGGTGCCCGAGTTCCTGTTCAAGCGCGACGTCATCGCCTGGCCCGAGCGCAACAACCAGGTGAACACCTTCCAGGTCTCCGAGATCACCAAGGAAGGCGCGTTCGTCGGCCACTGCGCCGAGATGTGCGGCACCTACCACGCGATGATGAACTTCGAAGTCCGAGTGGTCTCGCCGAACGACTTCAAGGCCTATCTGGATCAGCGCATCGCCGGAAAGACCAACGCCGAGGCGCTGGAGGCGATCAAGCAGGAACCGCTGGCCACCACCACGTTCCCGTTTGACAGCCGCCGTGGCCTGCTAGCCCCGCAAGCCAGCAACAAGTAG
- a CDS encoding cytochrome c oxidase subunit 4 yields the protein MRIESRLFEFVATFFLVVGVIYAVLTGKFATGGVEWAGTTALFLTGMMAMIVATFFRFVARRLDTRPEDYEAAEVSDGAGELGFFSPHSWWPILVALSGSVAAVGIALWLPWLIAAGVVFVLSSVAGLVFEYYIGPEKH from the coding sequence ATGCGCATCGAATCCAGGCTGTTCGAGTTCGTCGCCACCTTCTTCCTGGTGGTCGGGGTGATCTACGCGGTGCTGACCGGGAAGTTCGCCACCGGCGGCGTGGAATGGGCCGGCACCACCGCGCTGTTCCTGACCGGGATGATGGCCATGATCGTGGCCACCTTCTTCCGGTTCGTGGCACGCCGGCTGGACACTCGTCCCGAGGACTACGAAGCGGCCGAGGTCAGTGACGGCGCCGGCGAGCTGGGCTTTTTCAGCCCGCACAGCTGGTGGCCGATTCTGGTCGCGCTGTCCGGGTCGGTGGCCGCCGTCGGGATCGCCCTGTGGCTGCCGTGGCTGATCGCTGCCGGAGTGGTGTTCGTGTTGTCGAGCGTGGCCGGACTGGTCTTCGAGTACTACATCGGCCCCGAGAAACACTGA
- a CDS encoding MmpS family transport accessory protein codes for MSGPNPPEAGSGDEGSGNGQPASDLAPEAGGEIQPLDDVAATPTAAAPDNTAYSQAYSAPESEQFLSGPYVPVDPRLYDYDNYDAPDEPDLDAKTPRWPWVVGVTVIIAAVSLVVSVALLFARTETHDLATPGTTSSTVSVPPVQDEITRTSTSTTAPPPPPSSEEPPPPPPSSEEPPPPPPPSEEPAPEPSTTTQETTTTTPPKPLQVTYSVTGTKAPFDQITITYVDASGQRRTQRNAYIPWSLTLTPISQSEIGSVEATSMLRLSKLNCSITSSDGRVLFSNSNDAPATSCG; via the coding sequence ATGAGCGGGCCGAATCCCCCAGAGGCGGGCTCTGGAGACGAGGGCTCCGGCAACGGTCAGCCGGCCTCTGACCTGGCCCCCGAGGCAGGCGGAGAGATCCAGCCGCTTGACGACGTGGCTGCCACTCCTACCGCCGCTGCTCCGGACAACACCGCCTACTCGCAGGCGTATTCGGCTCCCGAATCCGAGCAGTTTCTGAGCGGGCCCTACGTTCCGGTGGATCCGCGGCTCTACGACTACGACAACTACGACGCACCCGACGAACCGGACCTGGACGCCAAGACGCCACGGTGGCCGTGGGTGGTCGGTGTCACCGTGATCATCGCCGCGGTCTCCCTGGTGGTGTCGGTGGCGTTGCTGTTCGCCCGCACCGAGACTCACGATCTGGCTACGCCCGGCACGACGAGCAGCACGGTCTCGGTGCCGCCGGTGCAGGACGAGATCACCCGGACCAGCACCAGCACCACGGCGCCGCCCCCGCCGCCCAGCAGCGAGGAGCCGCCGCCCCCGCCGCCCAGCAGCGAGGAGCCGCCGCCCCCGCCGCCGCCGAGCGAGGAGCCGGCGCCCGAGCCATCGACCACGACGCAGGAGACCACCACGACCACCCCGCCGAAGCCGCTGCAGGTGACCTACTCGGTGACGGGCACCAAGGCGCCGTTCGACCAGATCACGATCACCTACGTGGATGCGTCCGGGCAACGTCGCACGCAGCGCAACGCCTACATCCCGTGGTCGCTGACCCTGACCCCGATATCCCAGTCCGAGATCGGTTCGGTGGAGGCCACCAGCATGCTGCGGCTGAGCAAACTCAACTGCTCGATCACCAGCAGTGACGGTAGGGTGTTGTTCTCCAACAGCAACGACGCACCGGCGACGAGCTGCGGATGA
- a CDS encoding DUF2561 family protein, whose translation MTGGNMVERFIRPGQSPEVTDRVLLGACAAIWLTWLGMSVAATVALVDLGRGFHEPTKSSHSGLLYIVIGVSALVILAAIPVLLRARQPSPPRPPGFPSPAPAKPLRQNAPLPQRGFDAPGRRAASTRPVLPNQAQVDRVLLRGITVLASALGGALTLVALATYLMAVGKDTGSWVCYGLAGVGTAAMPVIPWLYLRRLGEVLELPSRFG comes from the coding sequence ATGACCGGCGGGAACATGGTAGAGCGATTCATTCGACCGGGGCAGTCCCCGGAGGTCACCGATCGTGTCCTGCTGGGCGCGTGCGCCGCGATCTGGCTGACGTGGCTGGGCATGAGCGTGGCGGCCACGGTGGCGCTCGTCGATCTGGGGCGGGGCTTTCACGAGCCGACCAAGAGTTCGCACAGCGGCCTGCTCTACATCGTGATCGGGGTGTCCGCGTTGGTCATCCTCGCGGCCATCCCGGTGCTGCTCCGGGCGCGCCAGCCCAGCCCTCCGCGGCCCCCCGGCTTCCCGTCCCCGGCGCCGGCCAAGCCGCTGCGCCAGAACGCCCCGCTCCCGCAGCGCGGTTTCGACGCTCCGGGCCGGCGGGCGGCCAGCACACGCCCGGTGCTGCCCAACCAGGCTCAGGTGGATCGGGTGCTGCTGCGTGGCATCACGGTGCTGGCCAGCGCGCTGGGCGGCGCCTTGACCCTGGTCGCGTTGGCCACCTACCTGATGGCCGTCGGCAAGGACACCGGCTCGTGGGTCTGCTACGGGCTGGCTGGGGTCGGCACTGCCGCCATGCCGGTGATTCCGTGGCTGTACCTGCGTCGGCTGGGTGAGGTACTGGAGCTTCCGTCTCGCTTCGGCTGA
- a CDS encoding pyridoxine/pyridoxamine 5'-phosphate oxidase: MVGAAPEFDPAQAPGDPVALFVQWLLHAVDSGIVEPHAMTLSTVGAAAGTGGSRPSARVLILKDIDAAGWHFGVSSASRKGADLARNPAVSLTFYWPALGRQVRVDGIALPDPPPVTADDFLARSEGARAMVLTGRQSEPYDDPAEISEALAKAHLELERSPTLVPAEWVSYAVQADAVEFWQADSTRRHRRLRYERDGTSWSTTLLWP; encoded by the coding sequence TTGGTCGGTGCGGCTCCAGAGTTCGACCCGGCGCAGGCACCCGGCGACCCCGTCGCACTGTTCGTCCAATGGTTGTTGCACGCTGTCGACAGCGGCATCGTGGAGCCGCACGCGATGACGTTGTCGACGGTCGGCGCGGCGGCCGGAACCGGCGGCTCGCGGCCGTCGGCGCGGGTGCTGATCCTCAAAGACATCGATGCCGCCGGTTGGCATTTCGGAGTCAGCTCGGCGAGCCGCAAGGGCGCCGACCTCGCCCGCAATCCGGCTGTCTCACTGACGTTTTACTGGCCCGCGCTGGGCCGTCAGGTCAGGGTCGACGGCATTGCCCTCCCCGACCCGCCACCGGTGACTGCCGACGACTTCCTGGCCCGCTCGGAAGGCGCCCGGGCGATGGTGCTCACCGGCCGGCAGAGCGAGCCCTACGACGATCCGGCAGAGATCAGCGAGGCCCTGGCCAAGGCGCACCTGGAGCTCGAACGCTCCCCCACCCTGGTGCCCGCCGAATGGGTGTCGTACGCGGTACAGGCCGACGCGGTCGAATTCTGGCAGGCCGACTCCACCCGCCGGCACCGCAGGCTGCGTTATGAACGTGACGGGACGAGCTGGTCAACGACGCTGCTCTGGCCGTAG